DNA sequence from the Deltaproteobacteria bacterium genome:
ATGCCTCGGCTCTATTGGTCATGAAGGCCGGGTTTTCCTTCTGGCTGGCCCTGCCGCTGGCCGGCCTGATCGCGGCCCTGGTGGCGCTTTTGATCGGCTATCCGACCTTGCGTATCAAAGGGGTTTATTTTGCCATCATCACCTTTGCCTTTGCCGAGATCGTCCGCTTGATCATCGTCAACTGGCCCGGTTTTTTAGGGGGGTCCGGCGGGATTCCCGGTATCCCCTCTCCCTCCCCTTTTTTTTCCATCCCTTTCAGCGGCCGGGTCCCTTTCTACTATCTGATTTTATTTATATCACTAGTGACCTTTCTGGTCATGAGGGGTATTGATAAAAGCCGGATCGGAAAAATTTTTTCAGCCATTCACGAAAGCGACGATCTGTCCCAATCCTTTGGTATCAATATAATGAAATACAAACTGATTGCCTTCTGTCTGGGCTGTTTTTTCGCCGGGTTGAGTGGAAGTTTTTACGTCCATTACTATAATTTTGCCAGTCCGGAGTTTTTTACCATCTGGCAATCCGTTTATTGCCTCCTTTTTGTCATCGTCGGAGGGGTCGGCGGTGTTTTCGGACCCCTTTTGGGCTCATTTTTTATGACCCTGGTGCCTGAATTTTTACGGGAAACCAAGGAATATGAACCGGTGATTTACGCCGTTATTCTGATCCTGGTCATGTTTTTGCTGCCCGGAGGATTGATTACGCTGCCGGCGCGGTTGGGAAGAAAAAAAGGCCACAAAGAATGAAAATATCGAATAACGAATAATGAATGTCGAAGGAAATAAAAGCGAGGTTCAATGTTCAACGTTGAACCTTAAACCGAAACCTTGAGTCTTTGTTACTTCATGATTCGAAATTCGGTGTTCGATATTCGATATTCGTATTTTTGATCCAAGGATTCAAAAATCGATGCTCTTAACTATCGAAAATGTAACCAAAAACTTCGGCGGGCTGGCGGCCCTTTGGAATTTGAGTTTCCAGGTTAATGAAGGGGAAATCCTTGGGCTGCTGGGACCCAATGGTTCGGGCAAGACTACGCTTTTTAATGTGGTCAGCGGATTTTTTTCCCCTTCGGCCGGCCGGGTCTTTTTTAATGGCCGGGATATTACCGGATTTCGGCCCAACAAGATCGCCCAATTCGGTTTGGTACGCACCTTTCAAGGAACCAATCTATTCAAGAACCGGACGGTTTGGGAAAATGTGGTTATTGCCCACCACCTGATGATCAAGGCCAATTTCCTGGAACTTCTTCTAAACCAAGTGCGGGCCAAAACAAGTGAAGCAGCCGTCGAGAGGCACAGCAAGGAAATCCTGGAGTATCTGGGCCTTTTAGCCGTCAGGGAAGATCTGGCCCATAATCTGCCCCATGGCCTTCAGCGGGCCTTGGGGGTGGCCATTGCCCTGGCGGCCCAGCCCCGGTTGCTGCTGCTGGACGAGCCTCTGACCGGAATGAACCCGGAGGAGTCCCGAAGGTTTATCGATTTGATTCGGGGTCTGCGGGACAGGGGGATCACCCTGATGATCGTGGAACACGATATGAAGGCCATCATGGGTGTCAGTGACCGGATAGTCGTCCTTAATTATGGACAAAAGATCGCTGAAGGTCCTCCCCAGGAGATCCAACGGGACCCCAAGGTAATTGAGGCCTATCTGGGAAGCGAGGTTCCGGTATGACCCAACTATCCTGGTTTTCTTTGCAGAACCTGAAGGTTTCTTACGGAGCCGCCCCGGCCCTGAAGGGAATCTCCTTACAAGTCGAGACTGGGAATATCGTTACCCTCATCGGGTCGAATGGCGCCGGAAAAAGCACGACCTTACGGGCTATATCCGGATTGGTCCCCCTGGCAGAAGGGGAGATTTTTTTTGAAGGAAAAAAGATTCATGGTCTTTCTCCACAGGAAATTGTCCATCGCGGAATCGCCCATGTCCCTGAAGGCAGAAGGGTCTTCCCGTTCATGACCGTTCTCGAAAATCTGAAAATGGGGGCTTTTCGCCGCAAGGATAAGAAAGAGATCCGGATGGACCTGGAAAAGCTCTTTGAGCACTTTCCGGTTTTGCGGGACAGACAGGCTCAAAGGGCCGGGAGTCTCAGTGGAGGAGAACAACAGATGCTGGCCATTGGCCGGGCCTTGATGTCCCAACCGCGGTTACTCCTTTTAGATGAACCTTCCATGGGTTTGGCTCCCATAATGGTCCAGGAATTAAGCCGGATAATCATCGAGATCAACCAGAGGAATGTGGGTATCATCATCGTTGAGCAAAATGCCCAAATGGCCCTGCGCCTGGCCCATCAGGCCTATGTGTTGGAAACGGGATCGGTTGTTTTGGAAGGAAAGGCTTCGGACCTGATCCATGATGAACACATCCGAAAGGCGTATTTGGGGGGATGAAAGAAAGGTACAAGGTATAAGGTGCAGGGTGTAAGGTAAAATCTCAAACCTTAAACCCTCAACCTAGAACCTTTTTTAGGGGGGACTTATGAGAAAAGTCGGCATTGTGGGGATGGGGACCACCAAGTTCAAGGCCCGCTGGGTGGACAAGACCTATTATGAGCTGGCCTTCGATGCGGCCAGGATGGCCATGGAGGATGCCGGACTCAGTCGGCTGGATATCGATTGTGCCGTCTACGGGATCTACAACGATTTGTTTCAGCGTCAATACCAGCCTGACGCCTTTGTCCACGATTATCTGGGACTGGGCTTAAAGCCCATGGTGCGGGTCAATTCCGGCGGGGCCACCGGCGGGGCGGCCCTGCGCATCGGCTACGCCGAGGTGGCCAGCGGCCTCTATGACATCTGTCTGGTCCTGGGGGTGGAAAAATGCGCCGATTGCTACAACTATGAATTTCAGTCCGCCACCCCGGAGGTCCTGCGGGCCATCCTCTATACGGCTGACATGACTTATGACAACCCGGCCGGCCGCACCGCCGCCTCGGGCTTTGCACTGGCGGTCATCGCCCACCGGGAAAAATACGGCAACCCCACCGATGAACAGATGGCCAAGGTCTCGGTGAAGAATCATTTCAATGCCACCAAGAATCCCATTGCCCAATCGCCCAAGGTCCTGACGGTGGAGGAGGTCTTGAATTCCAAAAAGATCGTCGAGCCTTTCCGGTTTTATGACAATTGCCTCTATACCGAAGGGTCTTCGGCGGTCATCCTGGCCTCCGAGGAAGTTGCCCGGAAAATAAGCCCCAAACCGGTCTGGATTACCGGAGTGGGGGCTTCCACCGACTATGTCATACCCGGAAACCGGCCCAACATCCATACCTTCGAATCTTCCCGGCTGGCGGCTCAAAAGGCTTACGGCATGGCCGGCCTTACCCACCCCCTGGAAGATTTGGATTTAGCGGAACTGCATGACGCCTTTACCGGTACCGAGATTATGGCCTATGAAGACTGCTTTTTTTGTGAAGAAGGGCAGGGGGGACGGTTGATCGATGAAGGGGTGGTCATGGCCGGAGGAAAATTGCCGGTCAACCTGAGCGGCGGTTTGATCGGCTGCGGCCATGCCGTAGGGGCCACAGGCATCATGCAGACTTATGAAGTAGCCCTGCAATTGCGGGGAGAGGCCGGAGAACGGCAGGTCGAAAATGCCCGCCGCGGATTGGTGCAAAGTATCGGCGGGACCCTTTGCACCTGGACGGTTTGTCTGGTTTTGGAAAGGGAGGGCTGATCATGAACGAGCAGGAACGGGAAAAATGGTATGCTTTTGAGCATCAAAAATATGGCATCCCCATTGAATATCTGAAGCGGGAATTTGAAAAAGAGTTGTCAGGCCAAGTCCCTATGGACCAACCCCTGGAGATACCTGACAAGATGGAGGTCATCTATAAGTACAGTTACGGCCAACAATCCCGGTTTTTCAGGGAACTGCGGGAAAACAAGAAAATTTACGGGGCCAAATGCCCCCAATGCAGCAAGGTCTACTGCCCTCCCAGGGCCCATTGTTCCCTGTGCTATCAGCCTACCGAATGGGTGCCTTTGACCGGGACCGGGGTGATCAAGACCTTTACGGTCCAGTATATCTCCACCAGTGCCTTTATTAAAAAAGTTCCCTTTGTCTGCGCCTATGTGCAATTAGATGGAACCGATTTTCTGCTCATGGCCAATATGGAAGTGGAAGATGTGGCCCGGATCAGGGTGGGGACAAAAGTCAAGGCCGTCTTTCGTGAAGAACGGCAGGGGACCATCACGGATTTTTATTTTGAACCGTACGAATAATTTTTTTGACAGGATTTACGGGATTGACAGGATTGACAAATTCATAAAAAGTCCCTATGCGCGCATATTCGTCATTCCCGTGAAAACGGGAATCCAGTGCTTTTAAGCAGTCACGAGTTGACTGGATTCCCGCCTTCGCGGGAATGACGAGTTTTTGCGAGTTAATCAGGATTGTATTTTCCCCTTTCTTGTCGAAGGGTAAAAAAATCCAATTAATCCCTTTTAAAAGTAATTTAATACACATCAATCGCGGAGGCCATAAATGTCCCGGAAAGTCATCATCACCATTGCCCCCACAGGCAGTATACCGACCCGGAAAAACAATCCCAATCTTCCGATTACGCCGGAAGAAGTGGCCGAAGAAGCGCGTCGCTCTTATGAGGCCGGGGCTGCCGTGGTGCACCTCCACGCCAGGAATCCCGATACCGGTGAACCCACGCCGGACATCGAGGTCTTCCGGGCCAATCTTGAGGCCATCCGGGCGGCCTGCCCGATCATTACCCAGATCACCTCGGGCGGCGGGGCAACCCGCTTGGGCCTCACACCGGAGGAGCGGTTGAAACCGGTCCTGGAACTCCAACCCGATTCGGCCTCTTTGAATGCCGGCTCCATGAATTTCGGCCGGAACCTCTTTCCCAATCTTCCGGAAGTCATGGAGCTATATGCCCGGAAGATGAAAGAGATCAAGGTCATGCCCGAGTTTGAAGTCTATGATCTGTCCATGATTAATAATGTAGAGGTCTGGATCCGCCAGGGCGGGATATTGGAACCCCCCTATCAATTCAGTTTTGTCCTTGGGGTTTTGGGCGGGATTCCGGCCACCTTTAAAAATCTCCTGGCCCTGAAGGAAAGCCTGCCCGAGGGCTACACCTGGCAGGCTATCGGTATCGGCCGCCATCAGATCCCCATGGGGATTATGGCTGTCCTTATGGGGGGAAATTTCCGGGTCGGTTTTGAAGATAATGTTTACCTGTCCAAAGGGGTCCTGGCCAAAAGCAATGCCGAATTGGTGGAAAAGGCGGTGCGCATCATCCGGGAATTGGGGTATGAACCCGCTACGGTAGCAGAGGCCAGGGAGATATTGCCGCTGTTGAATAAATAAAAAATATGAGGAAAAGGAGAATTTCGATATTCATATTTGGAGGAATCTTATGGAAATGACTCTCGGTGAGGCATTTGCCCGTTCGGCCCGAAAATTTCCGGACAAAACGGCCTGTATGGATGATGAAAAAAGTATCACCTATGGCCGGATGAATGAACGGGTTAATCGCTGGGCCCAGGCGGCTATTGGATTGGGTTTGGAAAAGGGCCGTCATGTAGCCACCTTGGCCAATAATTGTCTGGCTTTAATGGAAGTCTATCTGGGAAATCTAAAATGCGGCCTGGTCACCGTACCTATCGACGCCCGGGCCACTTTGCAGGATAAGTGTTATCAGGCCGAATTCACCGACAACGACGTCCTGATCTTTCACTCTGATTTTTCCGGTACGGTAGAAGAAATACGCAGTCGGCTTCCACAGATAAAAACCTTTGTCTGTCTGGGCGGGAATTGCCCTTCTTTTGCCCTGGATTACGAAAAGCTGCTTCGGCAAAGCCAGGATAAAGAAACGGAAATCCCTCTGGTGGAAGAAGACGAAGCCTTTATCCTGTTCACAGGAGGGACCACCGGCCGTTCCAAAGGGGCGATACTGACCCATAAGAATTTACTCTGGAATATCATTTGTGTGACCACTGAAAATCAAAGCCCCACCCCGGAAGATAGTGTCTATTATCCCATGCAGATGTACCACACGGCGGCCTTAAGCCGTTTTCTGGCCTACATGTATGCCGGCGGGACCTTCATCGGCAGCAAAACCTTTAACCCGGATACTTATCTGGATGTGGTGGAAAAAGAACGGACCACCTTTATCGTCGGCAATCCCACCATCTTCAGGATGCTCCTGGAGGCCAATATCAAACGTCCCCGGGACACGTCTTCCATGAAGCGCTGGTTTTGCTCTCAAGGTTTTTTGCATCCGGATTTAAAAGAAGATATCCAAAAATATCTCTGGCCCAACGGCGAGCTGTACGGCTCTTATGCCTTGACCGAGGCCTCGCCGGCAGTGACCGTTTTAAAACCTACGGACAGACCCCGTCAATGGGGGAGTGTCGGCCGCCCTTATATGTGCACCGAGGTGCGTATCGTGGATGAGTCTGATCAGGACAGGCCTGTTGGAGAAGAGGGGGAAATTATCGTCCGCGGGCCCACGGTTTTCAAAGGGTATTACAAAAACCCCGAAGAAACCGCCCGGACCTTAAGGGGGGGCTGGCTGCACACCGGGGATGTGGGCCGATACGATGACCTGGGTTTTCTCTATATGGTCGACCGGATCAAGGACATGATCAAGACCGGGGGGATTAATGTCTTTTGCAGTGAAATAGAAGAGGTCCTTTCCCGCCATCCGGATATCTCCGAAGGGGTGGTCATCGGGGTCCCCCATGTCAAATGGGGAGAATCCATCCGGGCCATCGTGGTCCCTAAAAAAGGGGCGGAGTTGTCGGAAGCGGCAGTCATCGAACACTGCCGCTGCCATCTGGCCAGTCATAAGAAGCCCACCTCGGTCATCTTTTTGGAGGAACTGCCCAAAGGGACCTTTGGCGGCAAGGTTTTGAAAAGAATTTTACGGGAGCAATACGGAAAGGAATAGATTTTTTTATGGCCCCCCATTATTTTGACGATTTCTATCTTGGCCAGGAATTCATTACTAAGAGCCGGACGGTGACTGAAACCGATATAGTCAATTTCGCCGCCCTGTCCTGGGATACCAACCAACTGCATACCGATGCCGAATTCGCCAAAACGACCCCTTTCGGCGAGCGGATTGCCCACGGCATGCTGGGCCTGGTGATCCATACCGGACTGTCCCAGATGCTGGGGATCATGGAAGGAACCGTCATTGCCTTTCTGGGCCTGACCTGGAATTTTCTCCTGCCCGTCCGCATCGGGGATACCATCCATGTGGTCCAGCGGGTCAAGGAACTGCGGGAGACTTCCAATCCGGAGCGGGGGATCCTGGTCCTTGAAAAGGAAGTGGTCAATCAAAAGGGAGAGACCGTTCAGAAAGGGACGACCACTACCCTGATGGCCAGGCAGAAAAGAGGCCAATAAATTTATGAAGATCCTCTTCGGCAAGCCCATCGCCTCTTTTCAACTGGTCCAGAATCTGCTGGCCGAGATGTCTAATAGGTCAGGCATCTTGCCTGACAATAGATTGAAATTAAAAAGGACGAAAAATGGGTCACTACAGTAACAGCGGACCGCTCAGCGGAATAAAAATTCTGGATTTTTCCAGCCTTCTGCCCGGTCCTTTTGCAACATTATATCTGGCCGATATGGGGGCCACGGTTTTGCGGGTCGGTTCAGGCACCAGGCCGGACCCTATAGAGACCAGAACACCTTTTATTCCTGAGACTGAAATTTCAGCGCTCTGGGCCTACCTGGCACGGGGTAAGCAGTCGATCAATCTAAACCTTAAAAATCCCAAGGCCGTCAGGATTGTTGAACAGTTGATCGCCGAATATGATGTGGTCATCGAACAATTTCGACCGGGTGTGATGGGCAAACTGAGATTGGATTATGAAAGCCTGAAAAAAATTAATCCGGCCGTCATCTATTGCTCGCTAACCGGCTATGGACAGACCGGTCCCTTAAGAAAAAGGGCCGGTCATGACATTAACTATCTTTCTCTGGCTGGACTTCCGGCTTATTCAGGGAAAAAAGAAAGCGGTCCGTCTCTGACGGGTATGCAGATTGCCGATATCGCTTCCGGTTCACTCCATTCGGTTATCGGTATTCTGGCGGCCGTCATCCATAGAAAGGAAACCGGGGAAGGACAATATATAGACCTAGCCATGATGGATGGGGTGATGGCCTTTAATATTGCATCCGGGGTTTCTTGCCTGGTGGACGGGACAGAGCCGGTCCGGGAAAGGGAACGGCTGAACGGGGGGACCCTTTATGATTTTTATGAAACCAAAGACGGGGAATATATGAGTCTTGGTGCCCTGGAACCCCAGTTCTTTAAAGCCTTTTGTGAAGCCATCGGGCGTCCGGATCTTATATCTGGCGGCATTGCTCCCAAAAATATTGAAACGGTCAAGGCTGAAGTTCGCGCCATTTTTAAATCAAAAACGAGGGATGAATGGAGAGAAATTTTCAGGGACTTCGATGCCTGTGTGGAGCCGGTGCTCGGTCTTTCGGAAGCCTTAAACAGCGCCCAGGCCAAAGAACGTCAGATGGTCATCGATATAGAACTGCCGGAGGGTGGCAAGGTCAGGCAGCTGGCTAACCCGATTAAGTTTTCTCATGCCCCTAAAGAATACACCTCTATAGGGGTTCCTTCGGGGACACACACCAAAGAGATTATCGGCGGATTAAGCTATTCGGAGGAGGAGTATAAAAGGATGGAGCAAGAAGGGGTCTTTAGTTAAATGAGTAGAGCGCTTGAAGGGATCAAGGTTTTGGATCTGGGAAGCTATATCGCCGGCCCCTATTGTTGTATGCTTTTGGCGGATCATGGGGCCGAGGTCATCCGGGTGGAGCCGCCGATGGGTAAGGTGGATCGTGAACTGGGCCCCTATTCGCCGGACGGCCAGCCCATGTCCTTCGGTTTGACGATACAGCGAAACAAGAAAAATATCACCTTAAACTTAAAGTCCGAAGCGGGAAAGCGACTTTTAGAGGAATTGGTTAAAAAGGCCGATATCCTGGTGCACAATTCTCCTAAAGGATCGGAAGAGGCCCGGGTCCTCGAATATGAGCGTTTGAGCAGGATCAATCCGGCTTTGATCGTTGTGGCCATATCCGGCTTCGGGCAGAACGGCCCTTATGCGGAGCGGCCTTGCTTTGATGCCATTGCCCAGGCCATGTCCGGTTCCATGCCCTTCACCGGATATCCGGGATTGCCGCCCCTCAGGGCCGCCCTCCCTTATATCGATTTCAATACAGCGGCCCGGGCCGCTTTCGGGGCTATGATGGCCTATGTGGAGCGTCAGACGAGCGGCCGGGGGCAGCTTGTCGACATTGCCCTCTTTGACGTGGCCTTCTCCATAGTGGGCTCCGTGGGGTGTGCGGCCGAATACCTGCTCCTGGGTGAATTGCGAAAACAAGTCGGTAATGGGGGGTTCTATGCCTATTGCTGCAGTGCCTCGGCAAAAGACGGCTACCTGATGATCAATATCGTCGGCAATAGTATGTGGCGGCGCATGTGCCGGGTCCTGGGTCGGGAGGATCTGGCTAAAGATCCGCGCTTT
Encoded proteins:
- a CDS encoding branched-chain amino acid ABC transporter permease; amino-acid sequence: MGKRKLGYLILFILLAAFPIFNQDPFILHILITTGIWATSVWGVRLIMSTGQLTLGHAAYMAVGAYASALLVMKAGFSFWLALPLAGLIAALVALLIGYPTLRIKGVYFAIITFAFAEIVRLIIVNWPGFLGGSGGIPGIPSPSPFFSIPFSGRVPFYYLILFISLVTFLVMRGIDKSRIGKIFSAIHESDDLSQSFGINIMKYKLIAFCLGCFFAGLSGSFYVHYYNFASPEFFTIWQSVYCLLFVIVGGVGGVFGPLLGSFFMTLVPEFLRETKEYEPVIYAVILILVMFLLPGGLITLPARLGRKKGHKE
- a CDS encoding ABC transporter ATP-binding protein, encoding MLLTIENVTKNFGGLAALWNLSFQVNEGEILGLLGPNGSGKTTLFNVVSGFFSPSAGRVFFNGRDITGFRPNKIAQFGLVRTFQGTNLFKNRTVWENVVIAHHLMIKANFLELLLNQVRAKTSEAAVERHSKEILEYLGLLAVREDLAHNLPHGLQRALGVAIALAAQPRLLLLDEPLTGMNPEESRRFIDLIRGLRDRGITLMIVEHDMKAIMGVSDRIVVLNYGQKIAEGPPQEIQRDPKVIEAYLGSEVPV
- a CDS encoding ABC transporter ATP-binding protein — protein: MTQLSWFSLQNLKVSYGAAPALKGISLQVETGNIVTLIGSNGAGKSTTLRAISGLVPLAEGEIFFEGKKIHGLSPQEIVHRGIAHVPEGRRVFPFMTVLENLKMGAFRRKDKKEIRMDLEKLFEHFPVLRDRQAQRAGSLSGGEQQMLAIGRALMSQPRLLLLDEPSMGLAPIMVQELSRIIIEINQRNVGIIIVEQNAQMALRLAHQAYVLETGSVVLEGKASDLIHDEHIRKAYLGG
- a CDS encoding thiolase family protein encodes the protein MRKVGIVGMGTTKFKARWVDKTYYELAFDAARMAMEDAGLSRLDIDCAVYGIYNDLFQRQYQPDAFVHDYLGLGLKPMVRVNSGGATGGAALRIGYAEVASGLYDICLVLGVEKCADCYNYEFQSATPEVLRAILYTADMTYDNPAGRTAASGFALAVIAHREKYGNPTDEQMAKVSVKNHFNATKNPIAQSPKVLTVEEVLNSKKIVEPFRFYDNCLYTEGSSAVILASEEVARKISPKPVWITGVGASTDYVIPGNRPNIHTFESSRLAAQKAYGMAGLTHPLEDLDLAELHDAFTGTEIMAYEDCFFCEEGQGGRLIDEGVVMAGGKLPVNLSGGLIGCGHAVGATGIMQTYEVALQLRGEAGERQVENARRGLVQSIGGTLCTWTVCLVLEREG
- a CDS encoding Zn-ribbon domain-containing OB-fold protein; this translates as MNEQEREKWYAFEHQKYGIPIEYLKREFEKELSGQVPMDQPLEIPDKMEVIYKYSYGQQSRFFRELRENKKIYGAKCPQCSKVYCPPRAHCSLCYQPTEWVPLTGTGVIKTFTVQYISTSAFIKKVPFVCAYVQLDGTDFLLMANMEVEDVARIRVGTKVKAVFREERQGTITDFYFEPYE
- a CDS encoding 3-keto-5-aminohexanoate cleavage protein gives rise to the protein MSRKVIITIAPTGSIPTRKNNPNLPITPEEVAEEARRSYEAGAAVVHLHARNPDTGEPTPDIEVFRANLEAIRAACPIITQITSGGGATRLGLTPEERLKPVLELQPDSASLNAGSMNFGRNLFPNLPEVMELYARKMKEIKVMPEFEVYDLSMINNVEVWIRQGGILEPPYQFSFVLGVLGGIPATFKNLLALKESLPEGYTWQAIGIGRHQIPMGIMAVLMGGNFRVGFEDNVYLSKGVLAKSNAELVEKAVRIIRELGYEPATVAEAREILPLLNK
- a CDS encoding acyl--CoA ligase; this translates as MEMTLGEAFARSARKFPDKTACMDDEKSITYGRMNERVNRWAQAAIGLGLEKGRHVATLANNCLALMEVYLGNLKCGLVTVPIDARATLQDKCYQAEFTDNDVLIFHSDFSGTVEEIRSRLPQIKTFVCLGGNCPSFALDYEKLLRQSQDKETEIPLVEEDEAFILFTGGTTGRSKGAILTHKNLLWNIICVTTENQSPTPEDSVYYPMQMYHTAALSRFLAYMYAGGTFIGSKTFNPDTYLDVVEKERTTFIVGNPTIFRMLLEANIKRPRDTSSMKRWFCSQGFLHPDLKEDIQKYLWPNGELYGSYALTEASPAVTVLKPTDRPRQWGSVGRPYMCTEVRIVDESDQDRPVGEEGEIIVRGPTVFKGYYKNPEETARTLRGGWLHTGDVGRYDDLGFLYMVDRIKDMIKTGGINVFCSEIEEVLSRHPDISEGVVIGVPHVKWGESIRAIVVPKKGAELSEAAVIEHCRCHLASHKKPTSVIFLEELPKGTFGGKVLKRILREQYGKE
- a CDS encoding MaoC family dehydratase N-terminal domain-containing protein encodes the protein MAPHYFDDFYLGQEFITKSRTVTETDIVNFAALSWDTNQLHTDAEFAKTTPFGERIAHGMLGLVIHTGLSQMLGIMEGTVIAFLGLTWNFLLPVRIGDTIHVVQRVKELRETSNPERGILVLEKEVVNQKGETVQKGTTTTLMARQKRGQ
- a CDS encoding CoA transferase produces the protein MGHYSNSGPLSGIKILDFSSLLPGPFATLYLADMGATVLRVGSGTRPDPIETRTPFIPETEISALWAYLARGKQSINLNLKNPKAVRIVEQLIAEYDVVIEQFRPGVMGKLRLDYESLKKINPAVIYCSLTGYGQTGPLRKRAGHDINYLSLAGLPAYSGKKESGPSLTGMQIADIASGSLHSVIGILAAVIHRKETGEGQYIDLAMMDGVMAFNIASGVSCLVDGTEPVRERERLNGGTLYDFYETKDGEYMSLGALEPQFFKAFCEAIGRPDLISGGIAPKNIETVKAEVRAIFKSKTRDEWREIFRDFDACVEPVLGLSEALNSAQAKERQMVIDIELPEGGKVRQLANPIKFSHAPKEYTSIGVPSGTHTKEIIGGLSYSEEEYKRMEQEGVFS
- a CDS encoding CoA transferase gives rise to the protein MSRALEGIKVLDLGSYIAGPYCCMLLADHGAEVIRVEPPMGKVDRELGPYSPDGQPMSFGLTIQRNKKNITLNLKSEAGKRLLEELVKKADILVHNSPKGSEEARVLEYERLSRINPALIVVAISGFGQNGPYAERPCFDAIAQAMSGSMPFTGYPGLPPLRAALPYIDFNTAARAAFGAMMAYVERQTSGRGQLVDIALFDVAFSIVGSVGCAAEYLLLGELRKQVGNGGFYAYCCSASAKDGYLMINIVGNSMWRRMCRVLGREDLAKDPRFKDNLQRYRNYEAIDPILGDWIRDKTIAEAMRILDEAGIPCGPVNDVSRTLEVPQIKAREMLIELDYPVTGKIPVPGVDIKLSRTPGRVAKRASLLGEDNESIYCWLLGYEP